GAGATCGCCCTGGGTTACGATGAGCCTCGCGTGATCACCCGCTTGCATGTTCTCGAGCGTTGCCGAGAGGCGGACGATGAGCTTCGTTCGGTAGGGCGCTGTAACCTCGCGCTTGGCCCATGGCGGCTCTCCGGCGGCAGCCAGTCGCAAGTGCGCCGTCCTGACCCCTTCCGCCGGGCGGACTTCCGCGCCGGTGGGGGCTAGCGTCCAATTGCCGTCCCACCCCGCTCCTCCGGACGCACCTGAGGATTCGAAGTCGTCGCGCGCCAGGCGGATGGGCGGCGGCGCAGGTGCCGCTGCGTCCGGCCGCATCTTGATGCGCAGGGCGGAAACGTACGAGACCGGCGCCTTGAGCGAGTCCGCCGTCGAAGTGGCGACGGCTACGATCTCGTTGCCGTCAGCGCGGATATGGACGTCGGTCACCGCAGCGATGCTGCCCGCCACGCGGTCCACCGAGGGATCGCCGCCGTTTCGGAGCTGGCGGCGCATGAGCGTTGCTGTGGAGGTCGTGTAGAAGTACGTAACTGCGTACTGGTTCGGTGGGGCGGCTACGTAGTCTGTCCAGCGAAATGTCCCATATGTGAGGCCGCTGCCGGGGGTGAAGGTGCGGGCCTGGCGCGCGTCCTCTGAGATTGCGCGGACGGCGGCCCGGGAGCGATTTGCGACCGTGACCGTTGCGGTCCATTCGGCCGGGATATAGACGAGATGTCTCACTATTCCGAGCAACGGCAGGACCAGGAGGCCTACAATGGCCAGCCCCGCGAGGACTTCGATCATGGTGATGCCTGAGCTGTCGCTGAGCGGGCGCAGGCGCATCTATGGCGCCTGCAGGACTTTGTGCGTGGTGATTCGCAGGAGGGAGCCCGTCGCGTCTGTAACGACGATAGTCCGCTGCTCTACAGGGGCGGTCGTTGTTGTGGAGAGCACGCTTACGGACAGGATGCCTTCCGGCTCGCCGGTTGGGGCGGTCCTCAGGGCTGCCTGCGAGACCGTCCCGGAGGCCAGGTAGTCCTCAATGTGCGTGGTGGCGGCGTTGGCGGCTGCTGCCTGCTGCTGGATCGACCTTCCTGTCTTCATTGCGACGGAAAGCCCGGCCAGGAGTCCTGTTACCACGAGCCCCAGCAGCGTGACGGCCAGGACCGTCTCGATCAGGCTGAAACCGCGCTGGTCGCGGCCTATTGAGGTCAGGAAGAGCATGTGAAAAGTCTAACAGATTTCTTACGGTGTGTACCGGGCCATGGTCTCTCTCTCGGTGATGAGTGCAGAGGTAGTCTGGTCTAACCGGGAGGAGATTGTTTCCGCCATGGCCTTCATGATCTTCACCCCCAGGTCGGGGTGCGTATCCAGAGCGCGCCTGAGGGTAACGCCGTCGATCTTGAGCAGGATTGTCTCCCCCCACGAGACGGCTGAATGCGTGTACTTGTGCGGTGGCACAATTGCGGACCATCCAACGACGTCGCCGGGCCCGCATATGGCGACTGTGGTGCGCCGCGGCGCCTTTCCAGCCGGCGCCCGGATGGACTTTTGCAGCGCTACCTGGCCGGAGGTGACTACATAGAGGTGCGGCGCATCGCGGCCTTCCGTGAAGAGAGGTGCGTCCTGGTCTATCGCCAGCTCCGAGCACAGGGTGCTGATTCTCGCCAGATCGTCCTCTGAGAGGTCCTTGAAGATCCGGCAGTCTCGCAATGGGAATCCGTTTGCCGACGTTGGAGTTACCTGCGTGGCCATCTGCTTCCACCTCCGTAACACGCCGCCGCGGTCGCCGCCGGAATCGTCTTGCCTGAACAACTGGAGAATACTTTCCTGAAGCGCGCGTGTCAACATTGTACATGTACTCACAATCAGTCGCTCGACCCTTTCCTGTGGATGGCACGACGAAAGAGTTAGGCGGTCTTTTATCCTATGCTGGAAGATATGCGACAAATGGACAAACGGTTGCGAAAAACATCACACTGTTGACAATATGTAGGGGATATGTAACAAATTGTTCAGGTCGGGTAAAAAGGCTTCGGACCAGGAGGGACGGCCGTGTACAGAAAGGTGCTGGTGCCGCTTGACGGGACGCGCGAATCTGAAAAGATTATTCCGATTCTGAAACGCGACCTGACGCCGGAGACAGAGGTCATACTGTTGCAAGTAGTAAGACCCGTGAAGACACAGATGGAGGGAGGCCAGATTGTGCTGGGCTCCCAGAGCGAAGAGGCCGCCTCCCAGGAGGCCGCTGCCTGTCTCCGCTCACTCGCGCAGGAGCACTTCCGTGAAGGTCCCGCGTATCGTTGGGAGGCAACGGTGGCGGAGTCCTCCTCGCAGGGAATTATTCGCGTTGCTGAGCGCGAAAAAGTCGACCTTATCGCCCTCTACGTCCGAGACTGTAGCGGGATTGCGAAGATCGTAAAGGGCAATACGTCAAGGGCCGTTGTGCGGAAGTCCAAGGTGCCGGTGCGCGTGTTCGGACCGGATGTGCCTGCGCCTGCTGAGGTGGTGACGGCGCAGCCCTTGGAAATTGCGGAGGCTATGGTGGCCGAGGCAGTGGTCCATCCGGAGGCGGCCGTCTACGAAGGCCTGATGGCGGAACTCTCCGGCATGGAGGACGCGGCCTGCTACCGGGAGTCGGCGCGATCCCGGACGGCGGAGACTCCGGTCTCGGAGGACGACATGCTCCAGGAGCTTCGCCAGGGCGATATATTCAGATCGCTGACGCCTGAGCAGGCGCGTTTCGTTGCCTCACTCGGCAAGGTGATAACGATAGGTGAAGGGGATAATGTCGGAGAACCGGACAAGGGGCCGGCTACCCTCTACATCATTCTCAAGGGCGAGGCAGATCTCATGTTCCACTCGCCGCTGGGCAGCATACCTGTCAGGGTTGTCGGGCCTGGGGATACCTTCCCACTTGCCGCGATCCTCGGGGAGGGCGTCCTGATAACAACGGGCGTAGCGCTGACAGATATCACCGCTCTCGCCATCCCGGCCAAAGATATGGCGGCCCTGCTTGAGCGCAGGGCAGATATAGGGATGAGCGTCTATCGCTCGGCAGCGCAGGTATTTGCCCGGCGGTACACCTCAACCCTCACACATCTTGGCGTGGCTGCTGAAAGGGAGCTTCGCGGCGTCATGGCCGCAACCGCGGACTGAACGGGACTTCTGACCAGACCGGATTCTGCTACACTCTTTCCCTGTTGCCGGCAATGTTTGAATCCGGGGAGAGAGATGAATCCAATTCGTGAGGCTCTTGGTTTTGGCAGGGCAGGCGGGCTGCCTGCAGGGGAAAGCGGGGGCAAGTCTCGATGGCTGGTCGTGGGGCTGGGCAACCCCGGGGCCGAGTATGCCGAGACGCGGCACAATGTCGGCTTCTGGTGCGTGGACCTGCTCGCGAAGCAGCACTCGATAGGCCTCAACAAGAAGCAGCGGTTCGCTCTGGTGGGCGTTGGTGATATAGCGGGGTGCGAGGCCGTCCTGGCGAAGCCGAAGACCTATATGAATAACAGCGGGCAGGCGGTGACTTCGCTTGTCTCGCAGTACCGTGTGAAGCCGGCGAACATACTCGTTGTCTACGATGAAATGAGCCTGCCGACAGGCAAGATACGCGTCCGCCCGGGGGGCAGTTCGGCGGGCCACAACGGCATCAAGTCCATCATTGCTGCGCTGGGCACGGAAGAGTTTCCGCGGATACGCATCGGCATCGGGCAGCCGGAGGGCGGCGGCAATATCCACCATGTCCTCGGGCGGATGCCGGCCGAGGAGCGCAAGGTGGCCGACGAGGCGGTGCTACGGGCTATCGAAGCGGTGGAGTCTATCCTCTCGGAAGGGATAGACAAAGCGATGAACAAGTACAACTAGGGGTTCTGAGTGCTGGGTGCTGGTTTTCGGATCGGACCCAGCACCTAGCACCCAACACCCGTCTACGGAATTTCCCCCGGCGTGTAGAGCTCTGCCGACTTGTGGATCTCCTGGCTGCGGCCCTCGCCGCCAACGATCAGCACCTTGCCGTCATTGAGCAGCGTGGCGGAGTGGTCACGCCTGTCCTGCACCAGCTTGCCGGATGGGAACCAGCTGGTCGTTTCCGGGTCGAACAGATATGTCTTGGTATTTGTTCCACCGCCGACGATGAGCAGTTTGCCGTCGTTCAGCACTGTCAGGGTCATGCCCACGCGGGACTCCGGGAGGCCCTCGCCGATCGTCCATGTCTGGTCGACCGGGTCATACACCTCTACCTGAGAGACTGCGCCCTGCGAGCTGAAGCCGCCGACGAGCATCACCGAGCCATCCTCGAGTGTCGTCATCGACGCGTTGGAAATCGTCTGGGACAGGCGGCCGGCCTCGCTCCACTGGTTCGTCGCCGGGTCAAAT
The SAR202 cluster bacterium DNA segment above includes these coding regions:
- a CDS encoding prepilin-type N-terminal cleavage/methylation domain-containing protein; the encoded protein is MLFLTSIGRDQRGFSLIETVLAVTLLGLVVTGLLAGLSVAMKTGRSIQQQAAAANAATTHIEDYLASGTVSQAALRTAPTGEPEGILSVSVLSTTTTAPVEQRTIVVTDATGSLLRITTHKVLQAP
- a CDS encoding aminoacyl-tRNA hydrolase, whose translation is MNPIREALGFGRAGGLPAGESGGKSRWLVVGLGNPGAEYAETRHNVGFWCVDLLAKQHSIGLNKKQRFALVGVGDIAGCEAVLAKPKTYMNNSGQAVTSLVSQYRVKPANILVVYDEMSLPTGKIRVRPGGSSAGHNGIKSIIAALGTEEFPRIRIGIGQPEGGGNIHHVLGRMPAEERKVADEAVLRAIEAVESILSEGIDKAMNKYN
- a CDS encoding cyclic nucleotide-binding domain-containing protein, with protein sequence MYRKVLVPLDGTRESEKIIPILKRDLTPETEVILLQVVRPVKTQMEGGQIVLGSQSEEAASQEAAACLRSLAQEHFREGPAYRWEATVAESSSQGIIRVAEREKVDLIALYVRDCSGIAKIVKGNTSRAVVRKSKVPVRVFGPDVPAPAEVVTAQPLEIAEAMVAEAVVHPEAAVYEGLMAELSGMEDAACYRESARSRTAETPVSEDDMLQELRQGDIFRSLTPEQARFVASLGKVITIGEGDNVGEPDKGPATLYIILKGEADLMFHSPLGSIPVRVVGPGDTFPLAAILGEGVLITTGVALTDITALAIPAKDMAALLERRADIGMSVYRSAAQVFARRYTSTLTHLGVAAERELRGVMAATAD
- a CDS encoding cyclic nucleotide-binding domain-containing protein: MLTRALQESILQLFRQDDSGGDRGGVLRRWKQMATQVTPTSANGFPLRDCRIFKDLSEDDLARISTLCSELAIDQDAPLFTEGRDAPHLYVVTSGQVALQKSIRAPAGKAPRRTTVAICGPGDVVGWSAIVPPHKYTHSAVSWGETILLKIDGVTLRRALDTHPDLGVKIMKAMAETISSRLDQTTSALITERETMARYTP